A region from the bacterium genome encodes:
- a CDS encoding M14 family metallopeptidase, with protein sequence MVRLVKTFHTHRLRLALTAFLVILAVTWLLAWPIEAAQSARKMVLAVSPEELAQLYDSRPPSIELAGPSVHSWPVVIVSEEGLKLLTDAGVAFVVLDDDLTRNLRSLGSDMGKYHTYEETEEELRTLESQYPELMVVQSIGQSIQQRELLAAIVSGAEPEDSPLGTCLLVGLHHGREIISTEVVLYALNYLLEQYGTDPDVTYLLNHRRVVFVPMLNPDGHVRVENGSDWRKNMRDNLDGTFGVDLNRNYSYMWGCDDIGSSPITSDETYRGVSPFSEPETQAMRSLREAGYDVSLSFHSLGNVLFYPWSYCDERSPDHVLQARFASIISSQSGYTYGDTAVHESCPANGEFDDWNYAGLGLDNKVFGLTFEVGDAFYESEDRIDELCQENLQSCIQAIRASGHWIDVLQSAILEEEPDGIIRAGESFTLELSLQSLSVKQTGPVAVSCLSNSPLVSIVSPTIYFEGMDPLARLSNGECSFDAVAVLGEELPEIVPLTIDLEAQGFHRQVQIKVPVGLDMTRTVTSWDFEEDGGFEASGGWERGVPQGRGGAVNGGPGPDLAYSGQKVYGTDLSGDVSGPDERFFLTSPAFSCEGFSCTTLSFKRWMNVGPADQYRVSVSVMADGEWHGVWQSLDETCDTQWHSVSLDISRWADDCPDVRVRFSLLANDSDAYSGLYLDDVAVTGCQASAAKMQRAILPLVFSSSDGRLDTIMVVQNRSDGPRPIQVEFTSQDGRKRLSSAIVESRGFTVFSGGAEAGVGLWSAVFSCPNLSDFNFSAFLVDLNSLGFCSIDLMPEEAKSVDLHFYYVDVEAESLLVLSNNSPVQDAMSIDIVATGPDGHSVGLLEQSLSPGGIQVIPLGHSFGPGLAVLSVKSDKPGVGACGLITLGSGSRLQVMKSFYGN encoded by the coding sequence TTGGTTAGGCTGGTGAAGACGTTTCACACTCATCGACTTCGGCTGGCCTTGACGGCGTTTTTGGTTATTCTTGCCGTTACATGGCTTCTTGCCTGGCCAATTGAAGCTGCGCAGAGCGCCCGCAAGATGGTTCTGGCAGTTTCGCCCGAAGAGCTCGCGCAGCTTTATGACAGCAGGCCGCCGAGCATCGAGCTGGCCGGCCCTAGCGTCCATTCGTGGCCCGTCGTGATAGTTAGCGAGGAAGGTCTCAAACTGCTCACCGACGCCGGCGTGGCGTTCGTCGTCCTTGACGATGACCTGACGCGCAATCTCAGGTCGCTCGGCTCGGACATGGGCAAGTATCATACATACGAGGAGACAGAAGAGGAGCTCAGGACGCTTGAATCCCAGTATCCAGAGCTGATGGTGGTGCAATCGATTGGGCAGAGCATTCAACAAAGAGAGCTGCTCGCCGCAATTGTGTCGGGCGCGGAGCCTGAGGACAGTCCGTTGGGCACGTGCCTATTGGTCGGGCTTCACCATGGTCGGGAGATCATCTCGACCGAGGTCGTCCTCTACGCGCTCAACTACTTGCTCGAGCAATATGGGACAGACCCCGACGTCACCTACCTGCTGAACCACAGACGCGTCGTTTTCGTTCCAATGCTTAACCCTGACGGGCATGTCCGCGTCGAGAACGGCTCGGACTGGCGGAAGAACATGCGGGACAACCTCGATGGGACGTTCGGAGTGGACCTCAACCGCAATTACAGCTATATGTGGGGGTGTGACGACATCGGGTCGTCGCCTATAACCTCGGACGAGACATATCGCGGCGTCAGCCCGTTTTCTGAGCCAGAAACGCAGGCGATGAGGTCGCTTAGGGAGGCGGGCTACGATGTCTCGCTATCGTTTCACAGCTTGGGGAACGTTCTTTTCTATCCCTGGTCCTATTGCGACGAGCGCTCGCCAGACCACGTGCTTCAGGCGAGGTTTGCCAGCATCATCTCCTCACAGAGCGGCTACACGTATGGGGACACGGCGGTCCACGAGTCTTGTCCAGCCAATGGTGAGTTTGACGACTGGAACTATGCGGGACTGGGCCTCGATAACAAGGTGTTCGGACTGACCTTTGAGGTTGGAGACGCCTTTTATGAAAGCGAGGATAGGATAGATGAGCTATGCCAGGAGAACCTACAAAGCTGCATTCAGGCCATTCGCGCATCCGGCCACTGGATAGACGTCCTGCAATCTGCGATTCTCGAGGAGGAACCTGACGGCATCATCCGCGCTGGCGAGAGCTTTACGCTCGAGCTCTCGCTGCAATCGCTTTCGGTCAAACAGACCGGCCCTGTTGCGGTCTCGTGCCTCAGCAATTCGCCGCTCGTATCGATCGTCTCACCAACTATCTATTTTGAGGGCATGGACCCGCTGGCTCGGCTTTCAAATGGGGAGTGCAGTTTTGATGCGGTCGCTGTCTTGGGAGAGGAGCTGCCCGAGATCGTGCCGCTTACTATCGATCTTGAGGCTCAGGGGTTTCACCGGCAGGTCCAGATCAAGGTGCCGGTCGGCCTCGACATGACCCGGACCGTGACGTCGTGGGATTTCGAGGAGGATGGGGGCTTTGAGGCAAGCGGCGGCTGGGAGCGAGGCGTGCCGCAGGGCCGCGGTGGCGCTGTCAACGGCGGCCCGGGGCCAGACCTGGCCTACTCGGGTCAGAAGGTTTACGGGACAGACCTCTCGGGCGACGTCTCGGGCCCGGATGAGCGGTTCTTCCTGACCTCGCCGGCGTTCTCATGCGAGGGGTTCTCCTGCACGACTCTTTCGTTTAAGAGGTGGATGAACGTGGGTCCGGCGGACCAGTATCGAGTCTCAGTCTCCGTTATGGCTGATGGGGAGTGGCATGGCGTCTGGCAGAGCCTGGACGAGACTTGTGATACGCAGTGGCATTCTGTATCGCTCGATATCTCGAGGTGGGCGGACGATTGCCCCGACGTCCGCGTTCGCTTCTCGCTTCTGGCTAACGACTCGGACGCATACAGCGGCCTGTACTTGGATGATGTGGCTGTAACCGGGTGCCAGGCCTCGGCCGCCAAGATGCAAAGGGCGATACTTCCGCTCGTTTTCTCATCGTCCGACGGGCGCCTGGACACGATAATGGTCGTTCAGAACAGGAGCGACGGCCCCAGGCCGATTCAAGTGGAGTTCACCTCTCAGGATGGCAGGAAACGTCTCTCGTCAGCAATCGTCGAATCGCGAGGGTTTACCGTTTTTTCTGGCGGCGCTGAGGCCGGAGTGGGACTTTGGTCTGCCGTATTCTCTTGTCCTAACCTGAGCGATTTTAACTTCTCCGCGTTTCTGGTTGACCTAAACTCGTTGGGTTTTTGTTCGATTGATCTAATGCCAGAGGAGGCGAAAAGTGTCGATTTGCACTTCTATTACGTTGACGTCGAGGCCGAATCGCTTTTGGTGCTATCGAACAACTCTCCAGTGCAGGACGCGATGAGTATAGACATAGTGGCGACGGGGCCCGATGGCCACAGTGTGGGGTTGCTCGAACAGTCGCTTTCACCGGGCGGGATACAGGTCATCCCTCTGGGTCATTCGTTCGGGCCCGGATTAGCTGTCTTGAGCGTCAAGTCGGACAAGCCCGGAGTTGGAGCGTGCGGCCTCATAACTCTCGGCTCTGGCAGCCGGCTACAAGTGATGAAGTCCTTCTATGGTAACTGA
- a CDS encoding polyprenol monophosphomannose synthase, with protein sequence MVLDNSLILPNFESNVTAEEVSKAASQSIVIIPTYNERENLELVVSRLFRLYPTISVLIVDDNSPDGTGQLADELSLSYAGLRVIHRERKMGLGTAYITGFRYAIKEGYSFIIQMDADLSHAPEYLTVFFDRVRNCDFILSSRYIEGINVIHWDLWRVLLSLSASIYCRVIGGLKVTDATGGFKCWRREVLQAINLDAVQSTGYAFQIEMTHRALRAGFKACEVPIVFFGRYHGTTKMSKRIVWEAIWMVWRLRLGLYRR encoded by the coding sequence ATGGTGCTTGATAACAGTCTCATCTTGCCTAATTTTGAATCTAACGTGACAGCCGAAGAGGTTTCAAAAGCTGCCTCTCAGTCGATCGTTATCATCCCCACCTATAACGAGAGGGAGAACCTTGAGCTTGTTGTCTCGCGACTTTTCCGGCTCTATCCGACGATAAGTGTGCTGATTGTGGATGATAACTCGCCGGACGGGACTGGGCAGCTTGCCGACGAGCTTTCACTATCCTACGCTGGGCTTCGGGTCATCCATCGGGAGAGAAAGATGGGTCTGGGCACCGCCTACATTACCGGCTTCAGATACGCGATCAAGGAGGGTTATTCGTTCATCATTCAGATGGACGCCGACCTGTCGCACGCGCCGGAGTATTTAACCGTGTTCTTCGACAGGGTCCGCAACTGCGATTTCATACTCAGCTCTCGCTATATCGAGGGTATAAACGTCATCCATTGGGACCTTTGGCGAGTTCTGCTGAGCCTGAGCGCGAGCATATACTGTCGCGTGATCGGTGGCCTGAAAGTTACAGACGCGACTGGCGGGTTCAAGTGTTGGCGCCGCGAGGTGCTTCAGGCTATTAACCTTGATGCGGTGCAATCTACTGGCTACGCATTCCAGATAGAGATGACGCATAGGGCGCTCAGGGCTGGTTTCAAGGCGTGTGAGGTGCCGATAGTGTTTTTCGGCCGCTACCATGGGACAACGAAGATGTCCAAGCGAATCGTTTGGGAGGCGATATGGATGGTCTGGCGGCTAAGACTTGGCCTTTACAGGCGATGA
- a CDS encoding TIGR03960 family B12-binding radical SAM protein, which yields METLGLDSVTEPDSASMSGILDAVLGTVEKPGRYCGGERNAIRKDLSKVLLKVVLAFPDIYEIGMSHVGLKILYNILNLRDRTAAERVFMPWRDFARALRRLKLPLYSLESKLPLSEFDVIGFSLQHELSYTGVLEMLDLGGVPIRASERGESAPLVIGGGPCAFNPEPLWEFFDLFVVGDGEQVISELAELWENHKREGWIRAEAISRAKDISGVYVPGDYEFEYSCGYVSKVMHAGKVYEDPFAAPKVERAFVEDLESSPYPEKPVVPNIAVVHDRAPIEIMRGCLRGCRFCQAGYICRPVRERSLGKVTSLAESIIANTGFEELSFLSLSSGDYSGIERLIRRSALGFAESKVSVSLPSLRVETMTQAIVDGIRSIKKTGFTVAPEAATERLRRVINKPMSNEIVLDAVRRAFAAGWKRVKLYFMIGLPSETDEDLEAIVGLARRLGSMARGSGGCKVVMSIATFIPKPHTAFQWAAQAPRAEVVAKLSRLRRSISGRHVELKWHNAEMSVIEGVLCRGDRRLSAAVERAWRSGCVLDNWSEEFSFDKWMAALEDTGLAYQDYIAAREPGRFLPWEHISCGVSRRFLLGEKDAAEKEKLTPDCLASGECQLCGACSDPSSYLKKTQAIRRAAEESKGVSITGSASSREAFGRASARQIVFPLRCKYERIGPSKFISHLEVLTALGRAARQSGLPVEFSKGFNPQPRISAGLPLPTGHASLAEYVDIRVTRPVAPDRLISLLNDHLMEGIRFVAARHLFRKSLSLCALVSEIDYSVMVSLGRLAEAGHALGLKHLGEAGFHEERIELLLSQKSIMVSRVTPKRTVELDLRQFIGALSMTGVERGKLFLRMTLKVDRDGRTARPAMVLSALYGLTEDILYFADMTRMEQYCFSKGARRPLLDAVGRPESEGQRLRRARAGPWDGA from the coding sequence ATGGAAACTCTGGGACTAGATTCTGTGACTGAGCCGGATTCAGCGAGCATGAGCGGTATTCTCGACGCTGTCCTGGGCACCGTGGAGAAGCCGGGCCGTTACTGCGGCGGCGAGCGCAACGCCATCAGAAAGGACCTATCCAAGGTCCTCTTGAAAGTTGTGCTCGCATTTCCCGATATCTACGAGATCGGGATGTCGCACGTGGGGCTGAAGATTCTCTATAACATCTTGAACCTTCGGGATAGGACGGCCGCGGAGCGAGTCTTCATGCCTTGGAGGGATTTCGCGAGGGCTCTTCGCCGACTGAAGCTGCCGCTTTACAGCCTCGAGAGCAAACTGCCGCTCTCGGAGTTCGACGTCATCGGTTTCTCGCTTCAACACGAGCTGTCCTACACCGGTGTGCTTGAGATGCTTGACCTGGGCGGCGTTCCGATTCGCGCTTCCGAACGGGGCGAGAGTGCACCTCTGGTGATAGGCGGCGGGCCGTGCGCGTTCAATCCGGAGCCATTGTGGGAGTTCTTTGATCTCTTCGTGGTTGGCGATGGTGAACAAGTAATCAGCGAGCTCGCTGAGCTCTGGGAGAACCACAAGCGCGAGGGCTGGATAAGGGCAGAAGCCATTTCGCGGGCAAAGGATATTTCGGGGGTTTACGTTCCGGGCGACTACGAGTTTGAGTATTCGTGCGGCTACGTCTCGAAGGTGATGCACGCCGGTAAGGTCTATGAGGACCCTTTCGCTGCGCCGAAAGTGGAGCGAGCGTTTGTCGAGGACCTCGAGAGCTCGCCTTATCCCGAAAAACCGGTCGTTCCCAACATCGCGGTCGTTCACGATCGGGCGCCGATCGAGATAATGCGAGGTTGCCTGCGCGGGTGCAGGTTCTGCCAGGCGGGATACATCTGCCGCCCAGTGAGGGAGCGGAGTCTTGGCAAGGTTACCAGTTTGGCCGAGTCGATAATCGCCAATACGGGCTTCGAGGAGCTGTCGTTTCTCTCGCTCTCGTCTGGAGACTACTCTGGCATAGAACGACTCATCAGGCGCAGTGCGCTGGGATTTGCGGAGAGCAAGGTTTCGGTCTCGCTTCCGTCGCTGAGGGTTGAGACGATGACGCAGGCCATAGTGGATGGCATCAGGAGCATCAAAAAGACTGGCTTCACTGTTGCTCCGGAGGCAGCGACCGAGAGGCTGCGGAGAGTGATCAACAAACCGATGAGCAACGAGATAGTGCTCGATGCGGTCAGACGTGCGTTTGCCGCGGGATGGAAGCGTGTAAAGCTCTATTTTATGATCGGCCTTCCGAGCGAGACCGACGAGGACCTAGAGGCGATCGTGGGGCTCGCGAGGCGGCTCGGTTCCATGGCGAGGGGCAGCGGCGGCTGCAAGGTGGTAATGAGCATCGCAACGTTCATACCAAAGCCGCACACAGCATTTCAGTGGGCCGCACAGGCGCCTCGTGCGGAGGTGGTTGCGAAGCTCTCGCGCCTGCGTCGCTCGATAAGCGGCCGGCATGTGGAACTGAAGTGGCACAACGCCGAAATGAGCGTCATTGAAGGCGTCCTATGCCGTGGGGACAGGAGGCTTTCCGCAGCGGTGGAACGAGCCTGGAGGAGCGGCTGCGTTCTGGACAACTGGAGCGAGGAGTTCAGTTTCGACAAATGGATGGCGGCGCTTGAGGACACCGGACTGGCATATCAGGACTACATCGCAGCGCGCGAGCCGGGCAGGTTTCTCCCGTGGGAGCACATATCCTGCGGCGTGTCGAGGCGATTCTTGCTTGGAGAGAAAGACGCTGCCGAGAAAGAGAAGCTGACGCCGGACTGCCTTGCTTCGGGCGAGTGTCAGTTGTGTGGTGCTTGTTCGGACCCCTCGTCCTATCTCAAGAAAACGCAGGCGATCCGGAGAGCTGCGGAGGAATCGAAAGGCGTTTCGATCACAGGCAGCGCGAGCTCGCGTGAGGCTTTTGGGAGAGCGTCCGCGAGGCAGATCGTCTTTCCACTGAGGTGCAAGTACGAGCGGATTGGGCCGTCTAAGTTCATCTCTCACCTTGAGGTATTGACCGCGTTGGGTCGGGCAGCACGCCAGTCGGGACTGCCGGTCGAGTTCAGCAAGGGCTTCAATCCTCAACCTCGCATCTCGGCCGGTCTCCCGCTGCCAACTGGCCATGCTTCCCTCGCCGAATACGTGGATATCAGGGTTACAAGGCCGGTCGCGCCCGACCGGCTCATCTCACTGCTGAACGATCATCTGATGGAGGGGATACGTTTTGTCGCTGCTCGGCACCTGTTCAGGAAGTCGCTCTCGCTGTGTGCTCTCGTCTCGGAGATCGATTACTCTGTGATGGTGAGTCTGGGGCGGCTGGCAGAGGCTGGGCACGCATTGGGCCTCAAGCATTTGGGCGAAGCGGGTTTCCATGAGGAGCGAATCGAGCTGCTGCTCTCCCAGAAGTCGATTATGGTCTCAAGAGTAACGCCGAAGAGGACGGTTGAGCTTGATCTCCGCCAGTTCATTGGCGCATTAAGCATGACCGGCGTTGAGAGGGGCAAACTCTTTCTGAGAATGACGCTGAAAGTGGACCGGGATGGCCGGACGGCGCGTCCGGCGATGGTTCTCTCTGCGCTTTACGGGTTGACTGAGGACATCCTATACTTTGCGGACATGACTCGCATGGAGCAGTATTGTTTCAGCAAAGGGGCGAGGCGGCCGTTGCTTGATGCGGTCGGACGGCCGGAGTCTGAGGGGCAGCGATTAAGGCGAGCGAGAGCAGGGCCTTGGGATGGTGCTTGA
- a CDS encoding radical SAM protein, protein MTKVLLVNYLQNRGLNPYHPKTVTKVTGAFPPLGLLYLAGVLRKRGLAEVEVYDANVGQDDNETFMRRVASSGADILGFTSSTFEWLTTLRAINMGREALPDSLIVVGGPAVGAYPRECLKTRAIDVGVIGEGEETFAEIVSLYNEGAPLDRILGTATRREDRVVVAPPRPFIQDLDSIPFPARDLIDNGAYNAIFIRKPFATMITSRGCPFHCSFCSRFYFGRKVRARGAPNIVREFEECEDRYGIKDFMIYDDTFGVKRDVAQELCDLIIERGRKFRWSVRTRVDCVDERLLERLRKAGCYKLHMGVESGSNEILKRMKKGITVEQVRKVFKLANKMGFETVGYFMFGYPGDTLETIQKTRDLSLELGLSWADFSITTPAPRTELNDEFERSGYIDGDFWRRYTLGEPVDRLPYFTSPEFDEKALEAILRDSFARFYLRPSVILRKALSPQFWFEAKKSIDGALALLKMWRK, encoded by the coding sequence GTGACGAAGGTTTTACTCGTTAATTATCTGCAGAATCGGGGGCTGAACCCATATCACCCAAAGACTGTGACGAAGGTAACAGGGGCTTTCCCGCCGTTGGGTCTCTTGTATTTGGCGGGGGTTCTGCGGAAAAGGGGTCTGGCCGAGGTCGAGGTGTACGACGCGAATGTCGGTCAGGATGATAACGAGACATTCATGAGGCGCGTCGCCTCGTCGGGGGCAGATATTCTGGGATTCACTTCTTCGACGTTCGAGTGGTTGACAACGTTGCGAGCGATCAACATGGGGCGCGAGGCTCTGCCGGACTCTCTGATTGTTGTGGGGGGGCCGGCGGTCGGGGCATATCCTAGAGAGTGTCTGAAGACGAGGGCGATTGACGTTGGCGTAATTGGAGAGGGGGAGGAGACCTTTGCTGAAATAGTCTCGCTCTACAATGAGGGTGCGCCGCTGGACAGGATTCTGGGGACGGCAACGCGGCGAGAGGATCGGGTCGTCGTAGCGCCTCCCAGGCCTTTCATTCAGGACCTTGACAGCATCCCGTTTCCGGCCAGAGACCTGATTGACAACGGGGCCTACAACGCCATATTCATTCGCAAGCCGTTTGCGACGATGATCACTAGCCGTGGTTGTCCTTTTCACTGTTCTTTTTGCTCGCGCTTCTATTTTGGCAGGAAGGTTCGCGCCAGAGGCGCGCCTAATATCGTTAGAGAGTTCGAGGAGTGTGAGGACCGATACGGGATCAAGGATTTCATGATTTATGACGACACATTCGGCGTGAAGAGAGATGTGGCGCAGGAGCTTTGCGACCTGATCATCGAGCGGGGTCGCAAGTTCCGGTGGAGCGTGAGGACGAGGGTTGACTGCGTTGATGAGAGGCTTCTTGAGAGACTTCGAAAGGCTGGCTGCTATAAGTTGCACATGGGCGTTGAGTCTGGGAGCAATGAGATTTTGAAACGGATGAAGAAAGGGATCACGGTCGAGCAGGTGAGAAAGGTCTTCAAACTGGCCAACAAGATGGGTTTTGAGACGGTCGGCTACTTCATGTTTGGCTACCCCGGCGATACGCTCGAGACCATTCAGAAGACGAGGGACCTGTCCCTTGAGTTAGGCCTTTCTTGGGCAGATTTCTCGATAACTACACCTGCCCCTCGGACAGAACTTAATGACGAGTTCGAGCGGTCCGGTTACATAGATGGCGACTTTTGGAGACGCTACACACTTGGCGAGCCGGTTGACAGACTCCCGTACTTCACGAGCCCGGAGTTCGACGAGAAGGCACTCGAGGCGATTCTTCGCGATTCGTTCGCCAGGTTCTATCTAAGGCCATCGGTCATTTTGAGAAAGGCGCTCTCGCCTCAGTTCTGGTTCGAGGCCAAGAAGTCGATTGACGGTGCGCTCGCTCTCCTTAAGATGTGGCGGAAGTAG
- a CDS encoding FHA domain-containing protein, with protein MVTDMADFELVLEDQKGDIVRYDVLNGSFVLGRGSNVDMRIRHPSVSRQHAMINNEAGTIEIRDLGSRNGTFVNGEPVMEKRLAADDLISLGAQPVRLREKQALKRDGGQDGASSPLSGMRMFVRTPQELMSQFGSENLFPIEELLGSRQGPKVEAIRQQYDSMRSLFAISNTLASESDTSIKLQAVLERVVEHVKGEFGYILLIDEKTKRLAPLYSCSLVPGKATISKSLAETVVKEGVSVLTDDAMADSRFSSSESVSKLRIHSALVVPIWTEESLLGVLYVSHHHKVAWFDKRHLAYASAVGKQMGMAVARDGNLRKNMALVKYLGSIRRSLEQKLQEQSSDVKRCLSRQEQVLQQLVRSASLRTLGNIFANLAYQIDKPLAILMPRLRFIAKYVETLEGICEQLSTALSSASEGNAEAVGRPDFRQPVRKIRETLLVCQSEIAEIQLAAKFLRSFSSSELPSKVNLNEVVGSLIVLLDAEFEKSSIVVEKELAEPPVELLCDELGLVQTLFGTVLNSIESLKQKPPRADVQKRIKIAVRKDRDDIIITVSDNGIGIAEEHKLKAFDPFFTTREETGGIGLGLTKARNFVLKHNGHISFNPGEGPETTLRITLSINSPRHRTETNTLSMPEAIGRDE; from the coding sequence ATGGTAACTGATATGGCTGACTTCGAGCTCGTCCTTGAGGACCAAAAGGGCGACATCGTTCGCTACGACGTTCTGAACGGCTCCTTCGTTCTTGGCCGTGGCAGCAACGTCGATATGAGGATACGGCATCCCAGCGTGTCCCGGCAGCACGCGATGATTAACAACGAGGCTGGCACGATCGAGATCAGAGACCTGGGCAGCAGGAACGGGACGTTTGTCAACGGCGAGCCGGTTATGGAGAAGCGGCTGGCGGCCGACGACCTGATCTCGCTCGGTGCACAGCCCGTGAGGTTGCGAGAGAAGCAGGCGCTGAAACGTGATGGAGGGCAAGATGGGGCGAGCTCCCCGCTCTCGGGTATGAGGATGTTCGTGCGCACGCCCCAAGAGCTTATGAGCCAATTCGGGAGCGAAAATCTATTCCCCATTGAGGAGCTTCTGGGCTCTCGGCAAGGGCCGAAGGTCGAGGCGATTAGGCAGCAATATGATTCGATGAGGTCGCTGTTCGCCATCTCGAACACCCTGGCCTCCGAGAGCGACACTTCGATCAAGCTTCAGGCTGTGCTGGAGCGGGTGGTTGAGCACGTCAAGGGCGAGTTTGGGTACATCCTCCTTATAGATGAGAAGACGAAGCGGCTGGCGCCTCTTTACAGTTGCTCGTTGGTTCCGGGGAAGGCCACGATAAGTAAATCTCTTGCCGAGACGGTGGTCAAGGAAGGGGTCTCGGTCCTGACGGATGATGCGATGGCTGACTCGCGTTTCTCGTCATCGGAGAGCGTGAGCAAGCTCCGCATTCATTCTGCGCTCGTGGTCCCGATATGGACGGAGGAGTCGCTGCTTGGCGTCCTTTATGTCTCCCATCACCACAAGGTGGCCTGGTTCGACAAGCGGCACCTCGCTTACGCCAGCGCCGTCGGGAAGCAGATGGGAATGGCTGTCGCGCGGGATGGCAACCTCCGTAAGAACATGGCGCTGGTCAAGTATCTGGGTAGCATAAGAAGGTCGCTTGAACAGAAGCTTCAGGAGCAGTCCTCCGACGTCAAAAGGTGCCTGTCGCGGCAAGAACAAGTGCTTCAGCAGCTCGTGCGCTCCGCGAGCCTCCGCACTCTTGGAAACATCTTTGCCAACCTCGCCTACCAGATCGACAAACCATTGGCCATTCTCATGCCGAGGCTGCGCTTCATCGCCAAATACGTCGAGACGCTGGAGGGAATCTGCGAGCAGCTCAGCACGGCCCTCTCTTCTGCCTCTGAAGGTAACGCGGAGGCTGTTGGCCGGCCTGATTTTCGCCAGCCAGTGCGAAAGATAAGGGAGACCCTCCTGGTCTGCCAGTCAGAGATAGCGGAGATACAGCTCGCGGCGAAGTTCCTTCGCTCTTTCTCCTCATCAGAGCTGCCGTCTAAAGTCAATCTCAACGAGGTGGTTGGCTCTCTCATTGTATTGCTGGACGCCGAGTTTGAGAAGAGCTCAATTGTGGTGGAGAAGGAGCTGGCCGAGCCTCCGGTGGAGCTGCTATGCGACGAGCTTGGACTTGTCCAGACCCTGTTCGGCACAGTTCTTAACAGTATAGAATCGCTCAAGCAGAAACCGCCGCGGGCTGATGTTCAGAAGCGTATCAAGATCGCCGTGAGAAAGGACAGGGATGATATTATCATTACTGTTTCGGACAACGGAATCGGCATTGCCGAGGAGCATAAGCTAAAGGCATTTGACCCGTTCTTCACGACGAGGGAAGAGACAGGAGGCATCGGACTCGGGCTGACCAAGGCGAGGAACTTCGTGCTGAAGCACAATGGGCACATCAGCTTCAACCCCGGTGAGGGTCCCGAGACTACGCTGCGCATCACCTTGTCGATCAACTCACCTCGACATCGAACTGAGACCAATACACTTAGCATGCCGGAGGCAATCGGAAGGGATGAGTGA
- a CDS encoding NUDIX hydrolase has protein sequence MRYRNPIPTVDIIIEIEPGSVVLIERKNPPHGWAIPGGYVDYGESLEHCAVREAKEETSLDVTLVRQFHTYSDPSRDKRHHSISTVFVATAKGTLKGADDAIQAAVFTKRNLPANIAFDHRRILEDYFSGRY, from the coding sequence ATGAGATACCGTAACCCGATCCCGACCGTTGACATCATCATTGAGATAGAGCCGGGGAGCGTGGTCCTGATTGAACGCAAGAACCCGCCCCACGGATGGGCGATTCCCGGCGGGTACGTGGACTACGGAGAAAGTCTAGAGCACTGTGCCGTGCGTGAGGCGAAGGAGGAGACCTCGCTTGACGTCACGTTGGTCAGGCAGTTTCACACGTACTCGGACCCATCAAGGGACAAGAGGCATCACTCTATATCGACGGTCTTCGTTGCGACTGCGAAGGGCACCCTAAAAGGTGCGGACGATGCCATTCAGGCAGCTGTATTCACAAAAAGGAATCTTCCAGCGAACATCGCGTTCGACCACAGACGAATACTCGAAGATTATTTCAGCGGCCGATACTGA